Proteins found in one Miscanthus floridulus cultivar M001 chromosome 4, ASM1932011v1, whole genome shotgun sequence genomic segment:
- the LOC136549760 gene encoding transcription factor WRKY19-like, which translates to MASIVDGNGGSRLVVTELGHVKELARQLEVHLGGSSPDLCKHLASQISSITERSISLLITTSTLDGPRKRSAATASPLSDASDAPFVKATKRRTTMDKKRHEVRVSSAGDHPADDGHSWRKYGQKEILGAKHPRGYYRCRHRHSQGCAATKQVQRTDEDRTFFDVVYLGDHTCVQRAAGQAAADAQAPEYKDNDNPGTSSFVQSLSSSLTVKTEGPAVQPEQQLQGRDAPAPFCFSTPATASGCLVPERSPFSAPSTSDNWAVFPPFEVAGGDVLFGFEEVMSAIDRADGDGFLDDLDIDVSSFFV; encoded by the exons ATGGCCAGCATCGTCGACGGCAATGGAGGCAGCCGGCTGGTGGTGACGGAGCTGGGCCATGTCAAGGAGCTGGCGAGGCAACTGGAGGTGCACCTCGGCGgctcctcgcccgacctctgcaAGCACCTCGCCTCGCAGATCTCTTCCATCACCGAGCGCTCCATCAGCCTGCTCATCACCACCTCCACCCTCGACGGCCCGCGGAAGCGGTCGGCTGCGACGGCCAGCCCGCTCAGCGACGCCTCCGACGCGCCCTTCGTCAAGGCCACCAAGAGAAG GACGACGATGGACAAGAAGAGGCATGAGGTGAGGGTGAGCTCGGCCGGCGACCACCCGGCCGACGACGGCCACAGCTGGAGGAAGTACGGCCAGAAGGAGATCCTTGGAGCCAAGCACCCAAG GGGCTACTACCGCTGCAGACACCGGCACTCTCAGGGATGTGCGGCGACGAAGCAAGTGCAGCGCACCGACGAGGACCGGACCTTCTTTGACGTCGTCTACCTCGGTGACCACACCTGCGTTCAGAGGGCTGCGGGTCAGGCTGCCGCAGACGCGCAGGCGCCGGAGTACAAGGACAACGACAACCCGGGCACCAGCAGCTTCGTGCAGAGCCTGAGCTCCAGCCTGACGGTGAAGACCGAGGGGCCGGCCGTGCAGCCAGAGCAGCAGCTGCAGGGCAGGGACGCGCCCGCGCCCTTCTGCTTCTCCACGCCGGCGACAGCGAGCGGGTGCCTGGTGCCGGAGCGCAGCCCCTTCTCCGCGCCGTCCACGTCCGACAACTGGGCCGTGTTCCCGCCTTTCGAGGTCGCCGGCGGCGACGTGCTGTTCGGGTTCGAGGAAGTCATGTCAGCGATCGACAGAGCCGACGGCGACGGGTTCCTCGACGACCTCGACATCGACGTCTCAAGCTTCTttgtgtga